The proteins below are encoded in one region of Apium graveolens cultivar Ventura chromosome 4, ASM990537v1, whole genome shotgun sequence:
- the LOC141718307 gene encoding uncharacterized protein LOC141718307: MNNETEYEAPIAGLGLAGTLKVKNLKVCGDLKLVVSRVKGEFEARDETMEKYVHLVRAVMTQFDECHIDYIPREENVKVDALSKFVSSEVEESSGSVYFRVLKIRSIDIKFVAPIGLGGSWIDPIKAHMQTGWLPNDVMEARKLAVQALRYYLIEGILYKRSYVVPYLKCLRPDEARLALKEVHEGICGQHLGTGPLRTK, encoded by the coding sequence ATGAACAATGAGACTGAGTATGAAGCTCCTATCGCTGGACTAGGCCTAGCTGGGACATTGAaagtcaagaacttgaaagtgTGTGGGGATTTGAAACTTGTAGTGTCCCGGGTCAAGGGAGAGTTCGAAGCAAGAGACGAGACCATGGAGAAGTATGTACACCTAGTGagagctgtgatgactcaattcgacGAGTGTCATATCGATTATATCCCAAGAGAAGAAAATGTTAAGGTGGATGCATTGTCCAAATTTGTTTCCTCAGAAGTGGAAGAAAGTTCCGGGAGTGTGTACTTTCGTGTCTTAAAAATACGGAGCATTGATATTAAGTTTGTTGCCCCCATAGGGCTTGGGggatcatggatagatcccattaaggcccatatgCAAACTGGATGGCTCCCAAATGATGTGATGGAAGCGCGAAAATTAGCTGTGCAAGCACTGAGATACTATTTGATCGAAGGAATCTTATACAagagatcttatgtggttccttacctTAAATGCCTTAGGCCCGACGAGGCGCGATTGGCCCttaaagaagtacatgaaggtatttgcgGACAACACTTGGGGACAGGGCCCTTGCGCACAAAATAA